CAACAACATAAGCAGACCAAAAACGTTCTTCATCCTACCACATCCAGTGTCCAATTCTCTTCACCTATTTTAACAGAATCCTGTCGAAAGATGTCTACTGTTATTATTTTTTAATCAAACTGGAATAATCTGAAAAGATTGTAAACTTCAAATGAATCTTTTTAAGTTGATCATATTAAGCTCAAATTCCAAACTATCTCCATCCAACTTTTCACAAAAACAGGCCACCAATAAATTTCATTGATGACCTACATTCAAATAACTCCATAAAATTCACTATAATTTTGACAACCTAGTCTACTTCAATTCCTTCCATTAAAAACGATATTTTCCAAATAGGAAATATAAACTTCATCCCTTGCAAGAGCTGCACCGTACTCTCTTTTCAAAAAGCGGTCAGCTGATTCAAAACTGTCGAAAGGCCCATGCCGCTCCTTACTTTCTAACTGAACAAAATGACTGGTTCCATCGTTATAAATCAAGAACAATTCCCGGTCACGATTTTCATACAGGCAGCCCTTTTTCGAATCCTTTAAATTATAAGTATTTCTAAATGCATCCTGCTTGATCGAATCCAACGGAAAAGCTTGTTCAATATAGCGGTTATAGGCTTCCTTGTTCATTGAACAACCAGAAGCTTTTGCATGTCCACCCCCGCCAAATTCTCCTGCCACAGCCGAAACATCTACATCATCATGGACCGTTCTAAAGCTTATTTTCTTTCCACCCAAATTCAAGATCGCGATATAATCCAAATGTGGATATTCCTTTCCAAGCTCGTTCCCTAATTCTGAGTGATAGGATTCTGCGTGGACGACTCCGCCATATAAGCCATCTGATTCGATTTGGATGATTTCCCGTTTTTTCCTTCTGATATATCGTTCGATTTTATCTTCTTCCATCTCCAGAAGTTTCTTTTCAAAGTCATCGTAATCAAATGTATCGCCAGATGTCAGACGAGGTACCATCCGTTCTTCAAATTCTTCAATCGATACCATAAAAAACAGGTCGTTCAAATTCTTAGCTTTGTAATTCTTGAGAATATCCCAGTCCCAGGTATCATATTGTCTGACAAGCTCAACAAACTCATCAAGCGCTCCATTTTTAATCAAGTGGTTTTCTTGAACCAAGTAGTCATATACGAGTGATGCCGCACTCGTCAGTGTTCCGGCTTCATCCTTTACTTTTACATTGCCCCAGCTATATTCATTGAAGTGCAATGCCGTTTTATGATGGTCAATCAATTTTGCCTTTCCCCCATCACTGACGAATTGATTTATTTTTTCCGTCACATCGTGGTTGACAGATAAATCGGTTATGTACAGGTGATCTTCCTTTTTCATGCGGTCATTCATTCTCTCAAAATATTTCTCCACCTGAAAATTAAGCCCTGAAACAGAGTTATAACGAATATCAGCCTTTTCACCGAATGCAAGCCTGAAAAGGATTCCGCAGGCTACTCCATCTAAATCATTATGCGTAAATAAACGGTACATACTTTCCTCCTTGGTTTGTATCTAATCTATAGTTTGTTGTTGCCTTGTTAATCTATACAACACATATTCAAAAAAAATTAGACAAGTTCAGCAAGGGGACGAGCATAGATATTTAAAGAGGATAATAAGGAGGTGAAAACAATGCATTTCTTTGTGTTTAAAAGGAGAACATTATACTTTATCGCACTAATCGCTTTCATTGCCATCATCGGATCTATTTGGTTGAGCTTGAAGCCTGATGCCACCCCGGCAATAGGAGGGCAGAATGAGCAGATCCGGGAAATCCACTTGGTGACTGGGGAGTTTAAATCTTCCACCGATGATGGGAGAGAAATCGAGGCATACCGATGGGACCCAGGTACGATTTTCATTGAAAAAGGTGAAAAGATTAGTTTGAAAATTCTTGGAGTCAACGGAAAGGAACACCCCTTCATTATTGAAGGAACTGATATTAAAGGTGTAGTAAAAAAAGGGAAAGAAACTGTAGTGCCCTTACAATTTGATAAAGAAGGAACGTACAGGCTGATCTGCCTCACACACCCTTCAGCAGAACATAATGGGCCAATGATTGCCTATATTGTCGTCGATTAAGCTTTGTGAAGAACAGGATATTTCATCCTGTTTTTTCTTTTCCCCCGGAAATGACACAAAACATACATAACACTATAAACACGGTACAAAATTTCCTGATAGAATTATATACATAAAGATATTCTTATATAACAGACCTGAAATTATCTAATCCAATTATAATACAGATTTTCATTTCGCCTGAATTATTTAACTAAAATACAGATAAATCATACCTTGTTCATATTTTCACAAATATGTCACACTCAAACTGTTATATCCGTAGTATGATTAAAGTGTGGTAACTGTTATATAAACATCTATTTTAGAGGTGAACTTAAATGGAACAATGGAAAGGCTTTAAAAATGGTGCTTGGCAGGATGAAATCAATGTTCGGGACTTTATCCTAAGGAACTTCTCTGAATATGTTGGTGATTCCAGCTTCCTAGAAAGTGCAACTGAAGAAACACTTCAATTATGGCAGCAGGTAATGGAATTAACGAAACAGGAACGTGACAATGGCGGTGTCCTTGATATGGATACCAAGGTTGTTTCCACGATTACTTCCCATGGCCCAGGATATCTTGATAAGTCAAAAGAAAAGGTTGTAGGCTTCCAGACAGATCAGCCTTTCAAACGCTCTATGCAGCCTTTCGGCGGCATTCGCATGGCTAAGGCTGCTTGTGAAGCATATGGTTTTGAATTGGATAAAGAAGTCGAGAAAATCTTTACCGACTTCCGTAAAACGCATAACCAGGGTGTATTCGATGTTTATACAAAGGAAATGCTTCAGGCTCGCAAAGCCGGAATCATTACTGGCTTGCCAGATGCTTATGGCCGCGGCCGTATCATTGGTGACTATCGTCGTGTAGCTCTTTATGGTGTTGACTTCCTGATGGAGCAAAAGAAGAAAGACCATGGGATGACTAGCAATGTCATGACTGAGGACACCATGCGCCTGAGAGAGGAAATCTCTGAGCAATACCGTTCATTGAATGAATTGAAGCAGCTTGCAGAGAGCTATGGTTATGATATTTCCAAGCCAGCAACTAATGCAACGGAAGCTTTCCAATGGGTCTACTTCGCATACCTTGCAGCAATCAAAGAACAGAATGGCGCAGCGATGAGCCTTGGACGCGTTGCAACATTCCTTGACATCTATATTGAACGCGACCTTCAAAATGGCACACTTACTGAAAAAGAAGCACAGGAAATCGTTGACCACTTCGTCATGAAACTTCGCCTGGTGAAATTCGCACGTACACCTGATTACAATGAATTATTCAGCGGTGACCCTACCTGGGTAACAGAATCAATTGGCGGAATGGCGCATAACGGGCAATCACTTGTTACAAAGAACTCTTTCCGTTTCCTTCATACACTTGATAATCTCGGCCCTGCACCAGAACCAAACTTGACAGTGCTATGGTCACCTGCCCTGCCTGAGAATTTCAAGAAGTATTGTGCTGAAATGTCCATCAAAACGAGCTCAATCCAGTATGAAAATGACGATTTGATGCGCTGTGAATATGGCGATGACTATGGTATCGCATGCTGCGTGTCAGCGATGGAAATCGGAAAGCAGATGCAATTCTTCGGAGCTCGCGCAAACCTGGCAAAAGCATTGCTATATGCAATTAATGGCGGTGTTGATGAAAAGCTTAAGGTCCAAGTGGCTCCTGCATTTAGCCCAATCACTTCCGATGTACTTGACTACAAAGAAGTCATGGAAAAATTCGATAATGTAATGGAATGGCTTGCTGGCCTTTACATTAACACTCTCAATGTCATCCACTATATGCATGATAAATACAGCTACGAAAGAATCGAAATGGCACTGCATGACACTGAAGTCCTTCGCACGATGGCTACAGGTATTGCTGGCTTAAGCGTAGTAGCAGACTCATTGAGCGCAATCAAGAATGCGAAGGTAAAAGTAATCCGTGACGAAAACGGCATTGCCGTTGATTTTGAAACTGAAGGCGACTTCCCTAAGTATGGAAACAACGATGATTGTGTTGACAGCATCGCGGTTGAACTCGTGAAAAACTTCATGACAAAGCTGCGCAAGCATCCGACGTATCGCAATTCTATGCATACGATGTCAATCTTAACGATTACTTCAAACGTCGTTTATGGCAAAAAGACTGGCAATACACCAGATGGACGCCGCGCTGGCGAACCATTCGCTCCAGGTGCTAACCCAATGCACGGCCGTGATACTAAAGGAACTCTTGCTTCCCTGTCATCTGTAGCAAAACTGCCATACAGCTATGCAATGGACGGCATTTCAAATACTTTCTCCATCGTGCCAAAAGCACTTGGAAAAGATGAAGACAGCCGGACAAATAACCTAGTATCCATCCTTGATGGCTATGCGATCAAAGAAGGACATCACTTAAACGTCAACGTCTTCAACAGAGAAACTCTATTGAACGCTATGGAGCATCCTGAAGAGTATCCACAGCTGACAATCCGCGTTTCTGGATACGCAGTAAACTTCATCAAGCTTACACGTGAGCAGCAGCTGGATGTCATTAACCGGACATTCCATGAAACAATGTAAATAAATTATGTGTTAAGAAACAGGATTTCCGTCCCCTGTGGCGGAAACTCCTGTTTTATAGAAAGGAGAAATCATCATGATCGGAAACATTCATTCTATTGAAACCTTCGGAACCGTAGACGGACCTGGGATTCGCTATGTCATCTTTACACAGGGGTGCCTCCTGCGCTGTCAATTTTGCCATAACGCAGACACCTGGGAAATTGGCACGGGCAAACAAATGTCTGTTTCCGAGATCATCGATGATTTAAAAGCCTACCTGCCTTTCATTGAAGCATCAGGGGGCGGCATCACAGTTAGCGGCGGTGAACCGCTATTACAGATTCCTTTCATTACGGAACTCTTCAAGGAGTGCAAAAAGCTCGGAGTACACACTACCATTGATTCTTCTGGAGGTTGTTACTCAACTGCTCCCCTTTTTCAGGAGCAGCTGGCAGAGCTTTTAAATTATACTGACCTGATCCTATTAGATTTAAAGCATATCAATCGAAAAAAACATATCAAACTGACAGGTATGGCAAATGATCATATATTGGATTTTGCTCGCTTTTTATCCGATCATCAAGTACCTATCTGGATCCGTCATGTCCTTGTCCCGGGCATCACCAATGAGATGGAGGACCTCTCCAAATTAGGTGAGTTTATTGGCACACTGGAAAATGTTCAGAAACTTGAAGTTTTGCCATATCATAAGCTTGGTGTTTATAAATGGGAAGCATTAGGCCTCGAGTATCCACTTAAAGATGTCGAACCTCCATCAGAAGATGAAGCGGAGAATGCCTATAAACTATTGACGGCCCATATATATAATCATTAACAGCAGGATTTGTCCCTGCTGTTTTTTTCTGCATACTATTTTGATATTTTTTTAGTATCATAGAGCTACTTGGTTATAGTGGAGGAATTGTATGTATCAATTGTTTTCTGAAATCAGTAGCTGGTTGAGCAGCCCTTTTTTTACACTTGTTAATCAGACTGAACAAATCCCCTTATTGGCCAGCTTCCTGTTAGGACTTGTCGGCGCGCTTGCCCCATGCCAGCTGACAGGAAATATTGGTGCTATTACCTACTATGGCAATAGGAGCCTGCAATCAAAAGGCCAGTGGGTCGAGATTTTCTTTTTCATGCTTGGTAAAATTATGGTCTTTACACTTCTGGGCCTTGCAGTCTGGCTGGTTGGACAGAGCTTCCAGCAAGTTTTGCCAGAATTTTTCTCCTGGTTCCGTAAATTGATGGGTCCCCTTTTCATCCTGATTGGCCTGTCATTACTTGGACTCTTCGCATTTAATTGGATTAACACCTTGACTTCAGTTCTGCCACAGTGGAAAGGAAGCGGAAAAACAGGCTCGTTTTTAATGGGGGTAAGCTTTTCCATCGCATTCTGCCCTACAATGTTTTCCTTATTCTTCTTTACTCTGATGCCGATCGTCCTGAATACAACATACGGAGCTGTGCTTCCCTCCGTATTTGCTATTGGCACTTCCATCCCGCTGATCATCTTTGCGGCAATCATCTCCTACATAGGCCTGAATGGAGCATTGATGAAGAAAGGCCGCAAATTCGGGATGGCCGTACAAAAAACAACCGGATTCATTTTGATCTTTGTAGGCATCTTGGATACCATTACTTACTGGGGATAGAAAAAAAGAAGGCCGACAACTTGTCAGCCTTCTTTGTCATGGGAAAGTTCCACTATAGTTTCCGTTAGTTTCCTGCGTTCTGTTTCAGCTGTTTCTGAAGATATGATTTCTTCCTTTGATAGCTTATCAACTGCTTCGTGCTCAGCGTAAAATATAACCTTCCGTAAAGTCTCATATTGCTTTTCCTTTAATTCAGGTTTCCTGCGGTATAATTCATCCAATTCAGCAATTGTTATTTCCATTTTTTGCTGATACTTACTTACATATTCATCTGTGACCGTTTTTGTAAGATAGAACTTCCCTTTTGCATCATTTATTTCTTTGAGTGCACTTTCATACCTATGGAGTTGTGAAAGCAGCAATTCATATTCCCCATATTCCTCCTCTTTTTTGTTTATTCCCAAAAAGGAAATAAGAGGCTTGATCGTTAAACCCTGTACTACAAGCGAAAACAGGACGACACTGAAAGCCAATATCAAGAGATCTTCCCTGCCATCAAAACTTCTTGGAAGACTCAATACAAGTGCAATGGAGAGTGAGCCCTTCAGTCCTCCCCAGTTTAAAATATGCTTCCACCTTACACTGAAATCCCTAATGAATGACATGCTTGTATAAACTGCCGCACTACGGGCAACGAGGACAACGAAAATGGCTAAGACGATCATACCCCATTTCTCAGTCATATCAATTCTTGTAATTTCGAGCCCAATCATTAAAAAGACAATTGAGTTGGCCAACAATGCTGCAACATCCCAAAAATTATTAATGTTCAATTTTGTTGTCGGGCTCATTCCTATTTTCGAGCCAAAATTCCCAAAGATAAGGGCTGCGACAACAACTGCAATGACACCGGAAGCGTGCAAGCTTTCAGCTATCAGGAAGGAGCCATAAAACAAGAGAATACTAAAAATGATTTCCAATGGATAATCATCAAAATACTTGGTTAATACAGAAAATCCATATCCTAAAGCTCCTCCTACAATCAAGCCAAGAGAAATAACCCTTATGAAATCCCATAACCCCATGCCAAGACCTGACCATCCTGCATCCAGATAAGATATCAAAGAAAAGGCAGAAATTTTGAAAAGGACTACCGCCAGTCCATCATTGAACAAGCTTTCTCCTTCAATTACCACTGAAAGCCTCTTTTTAACCCCTACACTTTTAAAAATGGATAATACACTGACGGGATCAGTCGCACTCATCAATGCTCCAAAAACAAAAGCAGCTGGAAGTGATAGACCTAAAAAGAAGTGGGCTGTGAACCCAATGATCAGGAATGACAATAAAGTTCCGCCAAATGCCAGAGCCAGTATCGGTTTCTTATTTTCCTTTAAATGTGAAAATGGAAGCTTTAAGGCTGCTTCCCCGAGAAGAGCGGGGAGAAAGAGAGTAATGATGACAAAATTAAATATTTCCCCTTCGGTAATGAACATTTTTAGAGGCTCAAGCAATGGAATATTAAACAAACCTATTAATGCGCCGACTATCACAAGTGCTATGGGATAGGGCTGTTTTACCTTCTTTGCTATTGCAGTAATCCCGGCAGCTATCAACACTAAAAAGAATCCAGTTTCAAAAATATGATGTAAATTAACTTCTTCCAATTATTCCACTCCAATCCCTTTCGAATTCATATTTTTCCTTATTTTTAAAAACGTTTCAGTTTTACCATGCTTTTTTCAAGAAAAAACAATACTAGTTTAACCAATTCTTTTTTCCTCTTTGCCATTATTGACATATTTAGAGCGAAATATAAAAAAGCCATGAAATAGTCCATGGCTTTATGCTATATTCATATTTTCCTTGTAACCTGGTTCACAGTTGATGCACACTGCTTCGTCGTAATCATCTGTGTTGACATCTTCCGGGTTATATTCGACACCACATAATGCGCATTCTACCATTTCTTCCTCAACGTATTCTGCTGCTTCTGGAATTCCATCATTGACCTGTATTTCCCCCACCCAAACCCCACTTATGGAAGACATTTCGTTTTCTATATTTTCATTTGCCGCTTCTTCGGTTTCCCATACTCCATGATCCCAGAGCATCTCATCAGCATCTCCTGAATTGACCATTAATCCATATACTTTTTTCATAATCGCTACCCCTTTCGAATAGGCGCTGTTTATATTGAAGATTTGTTCTATATACTTAACCTCTTTTCTTCCATTTGAAACCCGCATAATATTTACAATGTCTGGGAAACGAAACTTTTCATTTCCTTTAATCGTATATTGATAATAGGCCATTGTTCAAATATACTTGATTAATGAGTCAAAAAATGAAAGAGGTGATGGCATGATGCTTGAGTTATATGCACAATCCGTGGATGCAACAGCGGTTTATAGTGTTTATTTGACCGTGTTAATAAGCATGTCGATGTCCGCACTGTGGATGTTCAGTAACCCTTCATTTATAGACTCGTATATTTTACAAATCAAAATGAAGTCATCTGATTATGATGCAGCTTTTAAAAACAAAGCTGACCTCATCACAAGATTTCAACTGCGAATCCTTAAACGAATAAGAATAAAGATTGATCCCGGTGATGAAGACAGCCATTTTTCTCCTTTAGTGAATGACTAAGCTATAATTTAGGAGGAGAAAAATGAAAAAGCTTTACACCATGATTTTTATTCTATCTATACCAATCCTATTAACTGGCTGCCAGGCTATGACCAGCGAAGGTTCCTTTTTCCAGACAACATTTATTAATCCCTTCACTTGGCTGATTCAGCTTTTTGCAGGTCTGACCGGTGGAAGTTACGGGCTCGCAATCATCATGATCACCTTGTTGATCAGACTGGTATTAATGCCGCTAATGTTAAAACAATATAAAAACCAGCAGAACATGAAAGAAAAAATGGAAATCGTGAAGCCAGAAATGGATGAAATCCAGAAGAAACTAAAAGGAACCAAAGATCCTGCTGAGCAGCGGAAGCTACAACAGGAAATGATGGGCCTCTATCAAAAGCATGGAGTGAATCCACTTTCAGTTGGGTGTCTGCCAATGCTGATCCAAATGCCGATTTTAATGGGTCTTTATTATGCAATTAGAGGTTCTGCTGAAATTGCCAGCCATTCATTCCTTTGGTTTAACCTTGGACATTCGGATGTATGGATTACCGCAGCAGCTGGTGTGATCTATTTCCTTCAGTCTAAGGTAAGCATGATGAACATGACCGCAGAACAGCAGAAGCAAATGAAGATCATGGGGATGCTGTCACCGATCATGATTGTCATGTTCTCGCTGAACGCCCCCTCTGCCCTTCCGCTTTACTGGACGATCGGGGGAATTTTCCTTATTATCCAAACATTATTAGCGAGGAAAATTTATCAAACTAAAGATACTTCTGTAAAAGTTGAACAACAAGTGTAAGTAATCCGCCTGGCATATAGCCAGGCTTTTTTTGTGGAATATTATGGTTGACACCAAATATTCCATCAAGTTATACTGTGAATTAATGATATTCGAAGGGAATGGTAAAGAGCCGATGAAATACTAATCTTATTTTCTGCCCGATTTTTCAAATATGAAAAAACGTGTTGCCCGGAAATAGGATTAGTCTGCCCTTTAAGCCATTCCAAGTCGATTTATAGCCAGATGTAAGCATATAGCCTTTTGGCATTCCTATGCTTGTTTCGTGGCGCATGAATCAATTGTGATTGCCATTGCAGAACCTTCCGGGAAAACATCTGGGAGGTTTTTTTGATGGAGAAAATACTCACCTTCATTCACTAGTCACAAAACGAAAGGTGGAATTCTTTATGACAATCATGAAAATAAGAGGTATTGAAAAGAGCTTTAATGAGAAGCAAATACTGAAAAATGCTGAATTGGATATAAAAAAAGACAGCAGAATTGGCCTTGTGGGAAACAATGGTGCTGGTAAGACTACTTTAGCGAACATCATAAATGCTAGTCTAACCCCTGACAAAGGGATGGTCGACACTTTTAACAGAAGCTTGAATATTGGTTATCTAAAACAATCAACTGAATATGCCATTCATGAATTGGAGGATCGCTATTCTCTTATGGAAGGGAATCTCTTTCAGCTTTCAAGCCAGTTAGGACTTAATAAGGAAGTTGATTTGACAAGTACTGATTGGGATAAGTTAAGCGGCGGAGAAAAGCTGAAAATATCACTCGCGGCTGTATGGGCAAGCAGGCCCGAACTTGTTATATTGGATGAGCCGACAAACCACTTGGACTTGCAGGGTGTAGAATGGCTGATCGACGAATTGAATAATTTCAAAGGGGCCGTTGTCATCATTTCACATGATCGATATTTCCTCGACCGAACCGTTACAGACATAATCGAAATTGAGGATGGTTTAACTAGCTTATTTAAAGGTAATTACTCTTCTTACCGTAAGGAAAAAGAAAGACTGTATGAAATCCAGCTTCATCAATACGAAATCCAGCAGAAACATAAGCAACAAATTGAACAGCAAATGGCTAATCTTAAAAACTGGTCGGAAAAAGCCCACAGGGATTCGACGAAACAAGGTTCTCCTTCTGAAAGAAGGCAAATCGGCTATAAGGAATACCATCGGATGAAGGCAAAGAAGATGGATAATCAAATAAAGTCGAAGATGAAACGGTTGAATCAAGAGCTTGAAAAAAATGAGGTAAAACAACCCAAGGAAGAGGCGAAGGTCCGTTTCGAATTTCAGGATGGCCGAAAGAAAGGGAAACGTATTTTAGAAGCTCGAGGGCTGTCAAAGTCCTTCGGCACCCGCTGTTTGTTTAAAGATAGCCATTTTTATATGAACCACGGAGAAAGAATGGCCCTTTTAGGCAAAAACGGCAGCGGGAAATCTACGCTGGTAAAAATATTGCTAGGTGAAGAAAAAACAACATCCGGTGAGGTTTGGGTCAGTGGGACATTAAAAATCGGATACCTTAGCCAGGATGTATCAGACCTCCCACAAGATAAAACGGCACTTGAGTACACTGGACTTTCAGACAGAGAAATTATTGGCAGAGCGAGGACTATTTTTGCCAATATGGGGCTCCCAGAAGAAAAGCTTATCGTACCATTAAGCCACCTGAGTCTTGGTGAGCGGACGAGAGTGAAGCTTGTGATGATGCTGTTGGCTGAAATCGATTTGCTGATCCTGGACGAACCGACGAATCACCTCGACCTTGCCAGCAGGGAAAGTCTTGAAAAAACACTATTGAATTTCCATGGTTCGATCCTGGTGGTCTCCCATGATGTTTATTTCCAAGAGAAAATCAGTGACAGAATATTAGTGATCGATAACGGAAAAATCAGCAGAAAAGAATTCGGCATGAAAGAGTTGAACAGCAAAAGTTCTTTGCCTAAACAAGATGGTAAGGACAAAGCAGAGCAATTGATGGTACTGCAAAATGAAATCAACGCCATAATTGGCAGGCTGTCTTTCATGACAAGGGATGAACCTGGATATGAGCAACTCGATAAGGACCTATCAGAGCTTTTGAAAAAGAAAAAAGAATTAAAATAATAATCAATAAAAAAACACCAGAATGCACTGCACTTAAATTGTTAGACATATCACTAACAATGAGGGTGCAGTTCAATTTGGTGTTTTTCGTTTCTATAATAGATTGCCTATATATAACCCTGCTGCTGCACTGATGAGACCGCCGATATAAGTACTGAGCACATAGACCATGGCCGGTTTACTTTGTTTGTTGTTCATTAATTTCACTAAGTCAACATTCAGAGTTGAAAAAGTGGTGAATGATCCCATAAAGCCTGTGGCAGCAAAAAGATAAAGGTTCCCATGGATTCCTTCACTGACAATCCACCCGAGCAAAAAAGACCCAAGAAGGTTCACAGTAAGTGTGGCGGTCGGCAAAACTGATTTAGGCATTACTTTTTGAACCCAGAACCTTGAAAGGGCTCCTGCCATCCCGCCTAAGGCTACAATTAAAAATCCATTCACTTTGCACCCTCCCTGCCAGGTTCTGCACCAAGTTTATAGCCTGCTGTTGCAAGAAGCAGGCCCCCAACGGCACTGAGAAGCACATAGAATACCGCAAATCCTATACTGCCTTTCTCAATCATCATCATGGTTTCTAAACTGAAGGTGGAAAAAGTGGTGAATGACCCTGTCAGTCCCGTACCTATGGTAGCCATCAGCACAGGATTCCATTTACTTCTTTCTACGATTCGGGCCGTAAACCAACCTAAGAATAACGAGCCAGCAAAATTGACGATCAGCGTTCCCATTGGAAATCCATTATTTAAAATATTATTTGTACTTAGACTGACCAAGTATCGCAAGAGGCTGCCTAACATTCCCCCAAGCCCAACTCCTAAATATACCAAAGAAATAACCTTCCTTTTGCTACTGATTTCACTTCATTTTTTCCTGTAACTCTCTTTTAATCTTTGGCCATTCTTCTTTCAGAATGCTAAAAACAACGGTATCCCTTACATAACCATCAGCGATGATTCGATGCTTGCGGAGCACCCCTTCTCTTACGGCACCGAGACGAGCAATAGCAGCCTGGGAGCGTACATTCCTGGAGTCAGTACAAAACTGCACCCTATTTAATCCCATTGTTTCAAAAACATACTGGAGCAAAAGAAACTTCGATTCAGTATTTATCCTTGTTCTCCAATATTCCGGGTTGTACCATGTCCAGCCGATTTCAAGTGATTTATGAACTTCGGAAATATCCATGAACCTTGTGCTTCCGACTATTTTACCCGTTTTCTTATCAATAACGGTAAATGGAAGTTGGGTTCCTTTCTCCCTCTCTGCTATTGCCGATACAATGATTTTTTTCATTTCGGCTTTATTTCTGACCTTCGAAGATGTAAACTCCCATATTGACTGATTATGACCGGCATCCCACAAACCATCAAGATGACTGGTTTCCATCGGCACCAGCTTCACAGTATTCCCTTCGAGAATGATTTTTTCATCCATCTTCCCATCTCCCTGTTTGGTCCTTTTTTCATTTATCATACCACCATGGAATATATTCTGGGAATTCCTACTATGAACGAAAAAGCAGGCGGCACATTTTCAGTGCAGCCTGCTAACTCATTTTACCTCTTCAAAATAATCTTTGTAATAACCGCCAACCTTGCCTGAATTATCAACTATGAAATAAAATTCCTCAGTCTCGTTTTTGACATCATATACCTTTCCAGATGTCAGCTTGTCATTTACAATGTATTTCTTTGCATCTGTGTG
This portion of the Mesobacillus sp. S13 genome encodes:
- a CDS encoding DHH family phosphoesterase, yielding MYRLFTHNDLDGVACGILFRLAFGEKADIRYNSVSGLNFQVEKYFERMNDRMKKEDHLYITDLSVNHDVTEKINQFVSDGGKAKLIDHHKTALHFNEYSWGNVKVKDEAGTLTSAASLVYDYLVQENHLIKNGALDEFVELVRQYDTWDWDILKNYKAKNLNDLFFMVSIEEFEERMVPRLTSGDTFDYDDFEKKLLEMEEDKIERYIRRKKREIIQIESDGLYGGVVHAESYHSELGNELGKEYPHLDYIAILNLGGKKISFRTVHDDVDVSAVAGEFGGGGHAKASGCSMNKEAYNRYIEQAFPLDSIKQDAFRNTYNLKDSKKGCLYENRDRELFLIYNDGTSHFVQLESKERHGPFDSFESADRFLKREYGAALARDEVYISYLENIVFNGRN
- a CDS encoding cupredoxin domain-containing protein, coding for MHFFVFKRRTLYFIALIAFIAIIGSIWLSLKPDATPAIGGQNEQIREIHLVTGEFKSSTDDGREIEAYRWDPGTIFIEKGEKISLKILGVNGKEHPFIIEGTDIKGVVKKGKETVVPLQFDKEGTYRLICLTHPSAEHNGPMIAYIVVD
- the pflB gene encoding formate C-acetyltransferase translates to MEQWKGFKNGAWQDEINVRDFILRNFSEYVGDSSFLESATEETLQLWQQVMELTKQERDNGGVLDMDTKVVSTITSHGPGYLDKSKEKVVGFQTDQPFKRSMQPFGGIRMAKAACEAYGFELDKEVEKIFTDFRKTHNQGVFDVYTKEMLQARKAGIITGLPDAYGRGRIIGDYRRVALYGVDFLMEQKKKDHGMTSNVMTEDTMRLREEISEQYRSLNELKQLAESYGYDISKPATNATEAFQWVYFAYLAAIKEQNGAAMSLGRVATFLDIYIERDLQNGTLTEKEAQEIVDHFVMKLRLVKFARTPDYNELFSGDPTWVTESIGGMAHNGQSLVTKNSFRFLHTLDNLGPAPEPNLTVLWSPALPENFKKYCAEMSIKTSSIQYENDDLMRCEYGDDYGIACCVSAMEIGKQMQFFGARANLAKALLYAINGGVDEKLKVQVAPAFSPITSDVLDYKEVMEKFDNVMEWLAGLYINTLNVIHYMHDKYSYERIEMALHDTEVLRTMATGIAGLSVVADSLSAIKNAKVKVIRDENGIAVDFETEGDFPKYGNNDDCVDSIAVELVKNFMTKLRKHPTYRNSMHTMSILTITSNVVYGKKTGNTPDGRRAGEPFAPGANPMHGRDTKGTLASLSSVAKLPYSYAMDGISNTFSIVPKALGKDEDSRTNNLVSILDGYAIKEGHHLNVNVFNRETLLNAMEHPEEYPQLTIRVSGYAVNFIKLTREQQLDVINRTFHETM
- the pflA gene encoding pyruvate formate-lyase-activating protein, producing MIGNIHSIETFGTVDGPGIRYVIFTQGCLLRCQFCHNADTWEIGTGKQMSVSEIIDDLKAYLPFIEASGGGITVSGGEPLLQIPFITELFKECKKLGVHTTIDSSGGCYSTAPLFQEQLAELLNYTDLILLDLKHINRKKHIKLTGMANDHILDFARFLSDHQVPIWIRHVLVPGITNEMEDLSKLGEFIGTLENVQKLEVLPYHKLGVYKWEALGLEYPLKDVEPPSEDEAENAYKLLTAHIYNH
- a CDS encoding sulfite exporter TauE/SafE family protein, which encodes MYQLFSEISSWLSSPFFTLVNQTEQIPLLASFLLGLVGALAPCQLTGNIGAITYYGNRSLQSKGQWVEIFFFMLGKIMVFTLLGLAVWLVGQSFQQVLPEFFSWFRKLMGPLFILIGLSLLGLFAFNWINTLTSVLPQWKGSGKTGSFLMGVSFSIAFCPTMFSLFFFTLMPIVLNTTYGAVLPSVFAIGTSIPLIIFAAIISYIGLNGALMKKGRKFGMAVQKTTGFILIFVGILDTITYWG
- a CDS encoding cation:proton antiporter codes for the protein MEEVNLHHIFETGFFLVLIAAGITAIAKKVKQPYPIALVIVGALIGLFNIPLLEPLKMFITEGEIFNFVIITLFLPALLGEAALKLPFSHLKENKKPILALAFGGTLLSFLIIGFTAHFFLGLSLPAAFVFGALMSATDPVSVLSIFKSVGVKKRLSVVIEGESLFNDGLAVVLFKISAFSLISYLDAGWSGLGMGLWDFIRVISLGLIVGGALGYGFSVLTKYFDDYPLEIIFSILLFYGSFLIAESLHASGVIAVVVAALIFGNFGSKIGMSPTTKLNINNFWDVAALLANSIVFLMIGLEITRIDMTEKWGMIVLAIFVVLVARSAAVYTSMSFIRDFSVRWKHILNWGGLKGSLSIALVLSLPRSFDGREDLLILAFSVVLFSLVVQGLTIKPLISFLGINKKEEEYGEYELLLSQLHRYESALKEINDAKGKFYLTKTVTDEYVSKYQQKMEITIAELDELYRRKPELKEKQYETLRKVIFYAEHEAVDKLSKEEIISSETAETERRKLTETIVELSHDKEG